A DNA window from Gigantopelta aegis isolate Gae_Host chromosome 4, Gae_host_genome, whole genome shotgun sequence contains the following coding sequences:
- the LOC121372234 gene encoding LOW QUALITY PROTEIN: ectonucleotide pyrophosphatase/phosphodiesterase family member 5-like (The sequence of the model RefSeq protein was modified relative to this genomic sequence to represent the inferred CDS: inserted 1 base in 1 codon), translating to MDFQLSHGNVVLLINLIICVVGHGKKNPIPKVLMISFDGFRWDFLQRHGLKNFEKIIKHGVYAKSGLTNAFITKTFPNHYTLVTGLWEESHGIVGNKMYDPFLNQTFDKKNISQQRDPAWFDDGGEPIWVTNQLQYTTHRSGVIMWPGESAPVKGVLPTRYMPFXPNVKNETRIDEMIQWFTMPYPINLGLLYFEEPDQIEHQFGPMTPEVDRMIKALDELTGYLLDELEKNNLLGEVDIIITSDHGFASTPSDKVINLDDIIDATSYEIFQSNPVANILPNAGKEDEIYSALKKASTTKHFKVFKKEDIPEHFHYKNNRRIQPILIVTDEHYSISYNNSPTPLGNHGWDNSLHDMHPIFIAMGPSFKSNHVVDTFYSVDIYPLLCHLLHLEPAPNNGSFDRVKDLLKDSKETPTTWATFGTYIFVLVIIALVGGVYMVAACRVHRYMKRKQMYNMASLSTSLKPGNGAKLPLLSDSEEDFP from the exons ATGGATTTCCAACTAAGTCACGGAAATGtagttttgttaattaatttaattatttgtgttgttgGTCACGGTAAAAAGAACCCTATTCCAAAAGTGTTAATGATATCTTTTGATGGTTTTCGATGGGACTTTCTTCAACGACATGGATTGAAAAACtttgaaaaaattattaaacatgGTGTTTATGCCAAAAGTGGCTTAACAAATgcatttataacaaaaacatttcctaaTCATTATACTCTTGTTACAGGTCTTTGGGAAGAAAGTCATGGTAttgtaggaaataaaatgtatgatcCTTTCCTGAATcagacatttgacaaaaaaaatatttctcagCAGAGGGATCCAGCATGGTTTGATGATGGAGGAGAACCCATCTGGGTTACAAACCAGTTACAATACACTACACACAGAAGTGGTGTCATTATGTGGCCAGGAGAATCGGCACCTGTGAAAGGTGTATTGCCAACAAGATATATGCCTT AACCGaatgttaaaaatgaaacaagaaTAGACGAAATGATTCAATGGTTTACTATGCCATATCCTATTAATTTAGGGCTTTTGTATTTCGAAGAGCCAGATCAAATAGAACACCAGTTTGGACCAATGACCCCTGAAGTGGACAGAATGATAAAGGCATTAGATGAGTTGACTGGATATCTTCTTGATGAACTTGAAAAAAACAATCTATTGGGTGAAGTAGACATCATTATTACAAGTGATCATGGTTTTGCATCCACACCATCTGATAAAGTTATTAATCTTGACGATATCATTGATGCGACCTCGTATGAAATCTTTCAAAGTAATCCTGTTGCCAACATACTTCCTAATGCAG GAAAAGAGGATGAAATATATAGTGCCTTGAAGAAAGCCTCAAcaactaaacattttaaagtgtttaagAAAGAAGACATTCCAGAACATTTTCACTACAAGAACAACAGACGCATTCAACCTATTCTCATTGTTACTGATGAACACTATTCTATATCATACAATAATTCACCAACCCCAC TTGGTAACCATGGCTGGGACAACAGTTTACATGACATGCATCCGATTTTCATAGCCATGGGGCCCTCATTCAAGTCCAACCATGTGGTGGATACATTCTACAGTGTGGACATCTACCCTCTGTTATGTCATCTCCTTCATCTGGAACCAGCACCAAACAACGGATCTTTCGACCGTGTTAAAGATCTACTCAAGGATAGCAAAGAGACTCCCACCACGTGGGCAACTTTTGGAACTT ATATATTTGTACTAGTCATCATAGCACTAGTTGGTGGAGTGTACATGGTCGCTGCTTGCAGAGTTCATCGCTATATGAAGCGTAAACAGATGTACAACATGGCAAGCCTATCCACCTCTTTAAAACCCGGCAATGGCGCAAAACTTCCTCTACTCTCTGATTCAGAAGAAGACTTTCCTTAG